A single Xenopus laevis strain J_2021 chromosome 3S, Xenopus_laevis_v10.1, whole genome shotgun sequence DNA region contains:
- the tmem230.S gene encoding transmembrane protein 230 S homeolog isoform X1 encodes MMPSRSNAAAGITKSKVKYSKLSNTDDGYIGIQFKKSPSKIPYKAISLATVLFLIGTLLIVIGSLLLTGYISPGGNERAIPVLIIGILVFLPGFYHLRIAYYAFQGYRGYSYDDIPDFDD; translated from the exons ATGATGCCATCACGCAGCAACGCAGCAGCGGGAATAACAAAGAGCAAAGTGAAGTACTCTAAGCTTTCTAATACAGATGACGGATACATCGGCATTCAG TTTAAGAAGAGCCCTTCAAAAATCCCTTACAAAGCCATTTCTCTGGCAACAGTGCTGTTCCTAATTGGTACTTTACTTATTGTGATTGGGTCTCTACTTTTAACTGGATACATCAGCCCAGGG GGAAATGAGCGAGCAATCCCAGTCCTGATCATTGGCATACTTGTTTTCCTGCCTGGGTTTTATCATCTCCGCATTGCGTACTATGCCTTCCAAGGGTATCGGGGTTACTCCTACGATGATATTCCAGATTTTGATGACTGA
- the tmem230.S gene encoding transmembrane protein 230 S homeolog (The RefSeq protein has 1 substitution compared to this genomic sequence), with translation MMPSRSNAAAGITKSKVKYSKLSNTDDGYIGIQFKKSPSKIPYKAISLATVLFLIGTILIVIGSLLLTGYISPGGNERAIPVLIIGILVFLPGFYHLRIAYYAFQGYRGYSYDDIPDFDD, from the exons ATGATGCCATCACGCAGCAACGCAGCAGCGGGAATAACAAAGAGCAAAGTGAAGTACTCTAAGCTTTCTAATACAGATGACGGATACATCGGCATTCAG TTTAAGAAGAGCCCTTCAAAAATCCCTTACAAAGCCATTTCTCTGGCAACAGTGCTGTTCCTAATTGGTACTTTACTTATTGTGATTGGGTCTCTACTTTTAACTGGATACATCAGCCCAGGG GGAAATGAGCGAGCAATCCCAGTCCTGATCATTGGCATACTTGTTTTCCTGCCTGGGTTTTATCATCTCCGCATTGCGTACTATGCCTTCCAAGGGTATCGGGGTTACTCCTACGATGATATTCCAGATTTTGATGACTGA
- the pcna.S gene encoding proliferating cell nuclear antigen, whose translation MFEARLVQGSILKKVLEALKDLIDEACWDITSSGISLQSMDSSHVSLVQLTLRSDGFDTYRCDRNQSIGVKMSSMSKILKCAASDDIITLRAEDNADTVTMVFESPNQEKVSDYEMKLMDLDVEQLGIPEQEYSCVIKMPSGEFARICRDLSQIGDAVVISCAKDGVKFSASGELGTGNVKLSQTSNVDKEEEAVTIEMNEPVQLTFALRYLNFFTKATPLSPTVILSMSADIPLVVEYKIADMGHVKYYLAPKIEDEEAS comes from the exons ATGTTTGAGGCTCGCTTGGTGCAGGGTTCCATCCTGAAGAAGGTGTTGGAGGCGCTGAAGGACCTAATCGATGAGGCGTGCTGGGACATTACATCCAGCGGCATCAGCTTGCAGAGCATGGACTCCTCGCACGTCTCGCTGGTTCAGCTCACTCTGCGATCAGACGGCTTTGACACCTACCGGTGTGATCGCAATCAATCTATCGGCGTCAAGATGAGCAG TATGTCCAAAATCTTGAAGTGTGCCGCAAGTGACGATATCATTACTCTGAGGGCAGAAGACAATGCTGATACAGTCACAATGGTGTTTGAGTCGCCAA ATCAAGAGAAAGTTTCAGACTATGAAATGAAGTTAATGGACCTTGATGTGGAGCAGCTGGGCATTCCT GAACAAGAGTACAGCTGTGTAATAAAGATGCCATCTGGTGAATTTGCACGTATCTGCCGAGATCTCAGCCAGATTGGTGACGCAGTAGTAATTTCTTGTGCTAAGGATGGGGTAAAGTTCTCTGCAAGCGGAGAGCTGGGAACTGGAAATGTAAAGCTGTCACAGACTTCAAATGTGGATAAAGAAGAGGAAGCT GTtacaatagaaatgaatgagcCAGTACAGCTTACATTTGCTTTGCGGTATCTGAACTTCTTCACCAAAGCTACACCCCTGTCCCCAACAGTTATTCTCAGTATGTCTGCAGATATCCCACTTG TTGTGGAATACAAAATTGCAGATATGGGACATGTGAAATACTACCTGGCTCCCAAGATTGAAGATGAAGAAGCTTCTTAA